CGAACATGGACGAGCCCAGAATGTAGAGGGGCACGTTCGTGCCCTTGCCGGGAATCGCGTCGACCCCGGGGATCCGCGAGTTCCCCGCCAAGTACGCCTGGAGTTCCAGGACGTCCTGCGGGAACCGGTCGGCCGATGCGGGCTCGCGCCGCAGCGCGTACATCGTCTTCTGGTCCGAACCGGGTGCGCGCCCGAGCCCGAGGTCGATCCGCCCCGGGTGCAGGGTCTCGAGTGTCCCGAACTGCTCGGCGATGGTGAGCGGGGAGTGGTTCGGCAACATCACGCCGCCGGCGCCGAGCCGGATCGTCTCGGTGTGCGCCGCGACGTGCGCAATGAGCACGCTGGTGGCGGAGGAGGCGATGCTCGCCATGTTGTGGTGCTCGGCGTACCAGACGCGTCGGTAGCCGCGCGCCTCCGCCAGCCGCGCCAGCTGCACGCTCGCCTCGAAGCTCTCGCGGGCGGTGCCGCCGTCGCGGATGAAGACGAGGTCGAGGATCGAGAGTGGAACGGTCACGGCAGCGGGCACCTTTCGTCGGCGGCCCGGAAATCAGTTGTCGGGCCTCTGTGGGAAACGACGAGGTCGGTGCCGGTATTCCCGAGCGGACTTCCCGGTCATCGGGACGTTCGTGTGTCGCAGCTCACGGCTGCGCCTAGCGTCGGAGCCACCCGGCTCGAAGGCACGCAGGAGAGGCAGCAATGGTGGAGTGGAACGAAGAGTGCGACGTACTGGTGGTCGGTTCGGGGGGTGGCGGCTGCTGCGGCGCCTACACGGCTGCCCGTGAGGGCCTGGCGGTGACGTTGGTGGAGGCGACCGACAAGTTCGGCGGCACGACCGCGTACTCGGGCGGAGGCGGCGTGTGGTTCCCGACCAATGCGGTGCTCCGCCGCGCGGGTACCACCGACACGATCGACGACGCGCTCACGTACTTCCACGCCGTCGTCGGCGACCGGACTCCCCGCGAGTTGCAGGACGCCTACGTCACCGGTGGCGCCCCGCTCATCGACTATCTCGAGCAGGACGAGCACTTCTCCTTCGACGTACTGCCGTGGCCGGACTATTTCGGCAAGGCACCCAAGGCCAGCGCCGAGGGCCGGCACATCGCGCCGACGCCGATCCCGGCGGCCGACATCGGCGAGCTGCGCGCCGATCTGCGGCCTCCGCTGGGTACCGATCGGCTCGGGGAACCGTTGCCGGACATGCTCATCGGTGGGCAATCGCTGATCGGTCGATTCCTGCTCGCCCTCTCGACGTACCCGCAGGCCCGGACCCATCTGAACACCTCGCTGGAGGAGGTCGTGGTCGAGGACGGACGGGTCGTCGGCGCGATCGTGGAGCACGACGGGCGGCGTCGCGCGATCAGGGCGCGCCGCGGGGTGCTCCTGGCGGCCGGTGGATTCGAGGCCAACGACGAACTGCGTACCCGATACGGGGTCCCCGGCGTCGCGCGGGACACGATGGGGCCGTGGGGCAACCTCGGCAAGGCTCACGTGGCCGGGATCGAGGCGGGGGCAGACACCGACCTGATGGACCAGGCCTGGTGGTCACCGGGCATGACCCATCCGGACGGCCGCTCGGCCTTCGCGCTGTGGTTCACCGGAGGCATCTTCGTGGACGACGCGGGAAGGCGTTTCGTCAACGAATCCGCTCCGTACGACCGGCTCGGCCGCGACATCATCGAGCGGATGGACGAGGGCACCGTCACCCTGCCGTACTGGATGATCTACGACCACAAGGAAGGTGACGTCCCGCCCGTTCACGCGTCGAACGTCCCCATGGTGGCTACCGAGGAGTTCGTCGCGGCAGGGCTGTGGAAGACGGCGGACAGCCTCGAGGAACTCGCCGAACAGATCGGCGTGCCCGCCGATGCCCTCGTCGAATCCGTGGCCCGCTACAACAAGATGGCGGAGAAGGGCGTCGACGAGGACTTCGGTCGCGGAGACGAGCCCTACGACCGGGCCTTCGCCGGCGGCGGATCCCCGCTGGTCCCGATCGACCAGGGGCCGTTCCACGCGGCGGCGTTCGGCATCTCCGACCTGGGTACGAAGGGTGGGTTGCGCACCGACACCTCGGCGCGGGTGGTGGATGCGAGCGGTACGCCGATCCCCGGCCTGTACGCCGCCGGTAACACGATGGCGGCCGCGAGCGGCACCGTGTATCCCGGCGGTGGCAACCCGATCGGCGCGAGCATGCTGTTCAGCCACCTCGCCGTCCGAGACATGGCTGCCACCCCCTGACGCCCGTATCCTCGATCTCCATGCGCGAGGTACTCACCTGGGACACGTTCGGGACGGCTGCTCGGGAGGTGGCCGCCGACGTCGTGGGCAGCGGGTACCGGCCGGACATCGTCATCGCGATCGCGCGCGGCGGGCTCATCCCCGCCGGCGCGATCGCCTACGCGATGGGGATCAAGGCGTCCGGCACCCTCAACGTCGAGTTCTACAGCGACATCGAGGAGACCCTCCCGGACCCGGTGGTGCTCGAACCACTGCTCGACACGAACGCTCTCGTGGACAAGAAGCTCCTGGTCGTCGACGACGTGGCGGATTCCGGACGGACGCTGGATCTGGTTCTCGATCTGCTGACCGTGCACGCGAGCGAGGTCCGCTCCGCGGTGATCTACACCAAGCCCCGCACCGTCGTGGCCCCGGACTATTCGTGGCGGGAGACCGACCGGTGGATCGATTTCCCGTGGAGTTCGCTTCCGACGATCCGCTGAGCTGGTCGGGGAGTCAGCGGGGATGAGGGAGCCGCGTGAAGGCTCCGTCGAGATCCATCCCCGACGTGTCGATCCCGAAATCTCCCTCGAGTGCGGCGCGCAACTCCGCCGGCGACTCGAGGAAGCGGCGCGTCGATTCGCCGTCGCGAGGGTGCACCGTGAGTCGCCGTCCGAGTAGGGCGTAGCGGCGGTCTTCCGTGGCGCGGGCCGCGACGAGGCCGGTGACGAAATGCGATTCCGGGTGTGTCGACAGGTACCAGTTGGTCGGCACGTAGTCGACCGGATGCTGACCGTGCAGGTCGAAGCGGTACACCTGCCGCCATTCGCCGGAGACGAGCACTTCCTGGACGTACTCGTCGCCGAGCCTGGTCAGCCGGAACGGTTCGAGCGGTGTCGGCTGCTCGACTCCCGGTTCGAGGGTCAGCGTGCCGGTGAGGGTCATGCCGCCGAACCCGACGTCGACGACGCGGCGATCACCTTCGACGTCGACGAGCAGCAGCATGTGGGTGCGGGGACGCACCTCGCCGTCGGTGACTCCCCACAGCACCCGGGCCGCGAGGCGCTCGAGCGAGTATCCGAGCTCGGTGAGGACGTCGGCGAGCAGCAGGTTCTGTTCGAAGCAGTAGCCGCCGCGGCGCCGGTCGACCAGCTTCGCCCGCAACGACGGGAGGTCGAGCCGGTTCGGTGTCCCCAGGAACGGATCGAGGTTCTCGAAGGGAATGGATCGGACATGGTGCTGCACAATGCCGTTCAGCGTCTCCAGGGTCGGCGCGAGCGGGCCCGTGTAGGCGATGCGGTGCAGGTACCGGTCCAGTTCGGGAGAGCCCATCCGGTCAGTGTAGGTCGGACCGGGGACCGTCGGTCGGGGCAGCCCGGTTCAGGTCCAGGGCGTGATGGGCGGCTTGACCCACATGATCTTCTCGTCGGCGTGGGCCGGTACCGAGGCCGGATGGTCGGGATGCTGCGTCGCCCATCGGGTCTTCCGGTCCAGCAGGTCGGCGACGGCGGTCCAGGTTTCGCGTGAGCGCGGCGGATGTGCCTCGGCGGCGCGGGCGAGCTTGCGCAACGTCTCCTCCGGCATCGCGAGTAGTTCGTCCGGGGCGATCGCCCGATCCCACACGTACCGCGCGATGCCGACGGCCTTCTCCTGGCGGTTGCGTGCGGCCTGCTCGGTGTGCGCGAAGTCGACCTCGGGTTCCCTCTCGGGGTCGCTCTCGATTGCCACGGGATCCTCGCCTCACTTTCTCCGGGTGCGCTGTCCGCTTCCGCCACGGTAGAGGGAAGTATCGTGGCAGTGCACGCCCCGGGCACACCCCGGATTCCACGGCGGCACGGTTCGGAGGATCAGCAGCGATGGGCAGGCAGCGCAGGCCGCGCGCGGGGGCCGAGGACGCCGGCCCCACTCCCGGTGTCTATCCGATCGACACCGGAACCTGCGAATTGGTCGCGGACTCCCTGCACCCCCAGGGGTGGGTGGTGAAGGTCAACGGGGTGGAGAGTTCCCACGTGAACCTGTCCGATCCGCAACGGCTCGACTTCGAGTACATGCGCTGGATCGCAATGCTGGTGCGGGAGCGGTGGCCGGTCGATGCCCGGCTGCGCGCCCTGCACCTGGGTGGTGGGGCCTGTTCGCTGGCGCGGCACGTGGCCGCGGTGTACCCGCAGTCGCGGCAGGTGGTCGTCGAGATCGACGGCAAGCTGGCCGAACTCGTCCGCACCTGGTTCGACCTGCCCCGGGCACCGCGTCTGCGCATCCGGGTGGGCGAGGCCCGGGAGGTGACCGAGTCGTTGACGGAAGCGACGCGCGACCTGGTCATCCGCGACGTCTTCGCCGGCGAGGTCACTCCGGAGCCGCTGACCACCCTCGAGTTCACCCGGCACGTGCGCCGCGTGCTCGCTCCCGGCGGGATGTACGTCGTCAACTGCGGAGACCACCGCGACCTGACCACCGCCCGGCGGGAGGCGGCCACCCTCGGGGCGGTGTTCACCCACACCGTGGCCGTCGCGGATCCGGCGATGCTCAAGGGCCGCCGGTACGGGAACATCGTGCTCGCCGGAAGCGACGCGCCGCTGGGTCGGTCGCCCGGCCTGGCCCGGGACCTGCTCGGCGGCGCCGTGCCCGCCCATGTCTGGCAGGACGAGCAGGTGCGCCATTTCGCCGGCACCTCCCGCCCCCTCCTCGACCCTCCTGCTTCCACCCCCACCCCTCCCGGGTGAAGGGACCATTCGACCGATCTGACGAGCCGAAGGGTCCGATCACCCTGCGCGGGGAGGGATCAGGAGGCCGGGGTGACGCGGAGGATGTTCCCGGCCAGGGTGCCCACGGCGAGGTCGGGGGTGCCGGGAATCGTGACGACGGACGTGAGCGGCTCGCCGGCCGCCACCGTGCAACCGGCTCCGCTGTCCGGGTCGACGCGTACCAGACGCCCGATCGAGGTGGCGACGTACAGCGCCCCGTCGGCCCCGAACGCGAGGTCGTCGGGAACGGCGGAAATCGGCGTCGTCCCGAGCGTCGTCCGGGCGACGACCGCCGGGTTCGCGGGATCATCGATCGGAATCCGCAGGATTTCGCCGGTGTGCATCACCGTGACGTACACGGACCCGTCCCGTACCGCGACGCCGTTGACCATGAAGCGCTGCGTCTGCGCCGACCATTCCGTGTCCACCACGCCGTCGGTTCCGATCCGGACGACTCCGGATCCGGTATCGGCGACGTACAGGTTCCCGTCCTCGTCGAAATCCGCGCCGTTGGCCATGCCGAGCCCGGTGACGAACTCCTCGACGACCGGATCCGTTGCGGAGGGGTCGAATCGGACGACGCCGCCGCCGTCGACGCCGGGGAGCATGTTGGTGACGGTGTCGCCGAAGGTGACGTACAGCAGGCCGTCGGGGCCGAGGCGGATGGCACCGGGGGAGTCGACGGCGACGGACGCGGTCACCGCGCCGGTCTCGTCATGGCGCTGGACCTCGCCGCGGAGCACCCGGGACACCCAGAGATTGCCGTCGCCGTCGAAGCCGACGTTCTCCGACCAGTCGAGGAGGGGGACGCCCGCGCCGATCTCGACGGCGGACGCGGCGTCTGCACAGGACGTGGGCGCGGTGCCCGGCTCCTGCGCGGTAGCCGCAGGCACGGCGGCGAGTGCCAGCCCGATCGCCGCGACACCCGCCACGGCTGCTCCGGCCCGGCGGGCCGCTCGCTCGGTCATGAGTGCTCCCTCCTCGCCGTATCTTTACGATACGAACTGTATTGAAAGTAGGGTGAGAGTATGCCTGCCCGCACGCCCGAGGACAAGCGCGCGCGTGGACGCCCGCGCAGCCCCGGGGTCGACGCGCGGATCTCCGAGGCGGTCCTCGGAATACTCGCGGCCCGGGGCTACGCGAGCCTGACGGTGGACGCGGTGGCGACCGCGGCCTCGGTCACTCGCGCGACGATCTACCGACGCTGGCCGAACAAGGCCGCGATGGTCGCGGCGGTGCTGGGCGAGGCCGTTCCCACCGTCGCCGTCGACCTCACCGGCGATGCCCTGCGCGATCTGCAGGCACTCGCCGTCGAGTACGTCCTCGCGCTGTCCCGATCCGGTTTCGCCGACACCGTGTTCGTGATCCGGGCCGAGGCACAGCACGATCCGACGCTCGCCGAGGCGCTCACCGGCGACTGCTTCTCCCGGCGGAGCGCCGCGGTGGAGCAGTTGGTCGAACTCGCCGTGCAGGCGGGGCAGATGAGCGCCGACGTACCCGCCGAGATGGTGCGGGATCTGCTCCTCGGTCCGTTGATGTACCGGTGGCTGGCGGGACACCGTCCGTTGGACCGGGACGAGGCGTGGTCGGTGGTCGAGGTGGCGAGCCGAGCCCTGCGGGTCTGACCACCCCTCGGCACTACGCCTCGGCCGGCGCTCCCGCGACCGCATGTTCCCGGCCGCGGGCGGTCGACACCGTCGAGGCCACCCGTCGGCCGAGGTGCTCCGCTGTCCGTAGGTCCGAATCGGACGGCGATACGGCCGGTGGCGCATCCGACGGAGACTGCGCCATGGCACCGAGGAAGCCGCCGAGCCGGTTCAGGTCCTCCGCGGAGCCGTTCGCGGAGTACAGCCAGCCGGGCGGCAGACCCAGACTGACCCAGTGCATTCCGTGCTGCGCGGCAAGGACCACGAAGCTCTGCAGCGTGCTCAGTTTGTCCCCGTTGACGCCGGCCGAGTTGGTGAAGCCGGCCGCGTACTTGTCTCGCCACGCCTGCGACGACCACGCCGTCGCCGACTCCTCGGCGAACCGGCGGAACTCCGCGGACGCGCTGCCCATGTAGGTGGGTGCGCCGAAGACGAGGGCGTCCGCACTGTCGAGGATTGTCCAGAAGTCCGCACCGCGGTCGGTGACGTCGAGCAGGTGCACACGGACGTTCGGTACCGAGGATGCCCCGCGGGCAACGGATTCCGCTTGGCGAGCGGTGTGGCCGTAGCCACTGTGGAAGACGACGGCGACGGTGACGATGCTCATGACGTGACTGCTTTCGATTCGGTTCGGCTGCCGGTGGCTGTGGCGAGTGTTCGGGCGGTGTCGGCGACGAGGTACTCGAACACCTCGGTGGCGTCTCGCCGGTCGGCGGAGACCGGCGCGCCCTGACCGGACCACAGTGCGAGGAGTTCGGCGTCGCCTCGTGCTGCGGCGGCCGCGCGGAGCGGTGCGGTGACCCAGGACTGTTGCGGGTAGGGCAGGAGACCGTCGGAATCGGTCTGCTCGTCGAGGAATTCGTTCCGGACACCGCGGGCGAGCCGGCCGGAGAACGCCCGGGTGAGCGTGGTGTATCGGGCTCGGGGTGACCGCAGTATCTCCTTGTGTACTTCCGGTGCTCCCGATTGGTCGGTGGCGAGGAACGCGGTACCCAGCTGTACCGCGGCGGCCCCCAGGATCATGGCGGATGCGACGCCGCGCCCGTCGGTGATGCCTCCTGCGGCGATCACCGGCACGGTGAGTGCGGCCGACAGCCGGGCCGTCAGTGGCCCGGTGGCCATCGTGTCGCCGCCCGGGCGCAGGAACGCCGGCCGGTGCCCTCCCGCCTCGTATCCGGAGGCGACGACGGCGTCCACACCCGCATCCTGCAATGCGAGCCCCTCGTCGAGATGGGTTGCCGCGCCGACCGTTCTGATGCCCAGTCGCCGGCACTCGGCGAGAATCTCGGCACGGGGGACTCCGAACACGAAGCTGAACACGGCGGGCTTCCGTGCGAGCACGGCGTCCACCTGCGCCTCGAAGTCGACGGCAGCCGGCGCGGAGTGGTCTTCCGGGGCGAGGCCCACGCGACGGAACCACGGCGCCAGCGACGCGGACCGATGTCGGTGGACGAGCGGGTCGAGCCTCGTCGGTTCCCCGGGCAGGGGCACCCACAGGTTCACCGCGAACGGCCGGTCGGTGCTCGCCTGCAGCCGGGCGATCGTCGCGTCCACCTCATGCGGGTGCAGATGGTGGGCCCCGAAGGAACCGAGGCCGCCGGCCTCGGAGACTGCGGCGGTGAGAGCGATGCGGGAGATTCCGCCCCCGAAGGGGCCCTGCACGATCGGATATCGCACGCCGAGCAGGTCGGTGAATGGTGTTCGTGTCCAGTCGTTCACGAGGTTCGGCCTCCTTGTCCGGCCGGTCGGGTCCCGGCTCGGAATTGAAACTAGACGACCGGTCAACTAAATGCAACGAGAGGGTTGTATCGTGGGCCCGTGGGACGGACCAGTGACGCACGCGAACGCATCCTCGACGCCGCCTGCGGCATGATCCGGGATCGTGGGTACTCCGCCGTCGGCGTGGCAGAGGTGTGCGCTGCCGCGGACGTCCGCAAGGGCAGCTTCTACCACTACTTCGAGTCCAAACAGGCCCTGACCCGCACGGTGATCGAGGGCCACTGGGCCACCGAGCGAGCCAGGTGGATCGCCCGGCTCACCGGCCCGGGAGCCCCCCTGGACCGGCTGGAGGCACTCTTCGCGATGCAGGCGGACGATCTCCGTTCCGAGCAGGCCGCGGGCGGCGCGATCAACGGCTGCCTCTTCGCGAACCTGTCGTTGGAACTGTCCACTCGCGATCCCGACATCAGGGCAGACCTCGAGGCGGTCTTCGACGAGCAGACGACGTTGGTCGCCGACGTCCTCGACGAGGCCGTGGCGGCCGGGGAACTGGTACCGGAGACGCAGGTCCGCGACGTCGCGGCCGCCCTGCTGGCGCAGCTCGAGGGTGTCGTACTGTTCGCGAAACTCCGGAACGACACCGGCTCGCTCGACGGCCTCTGGGACCAGCTGCGGCGCCTGATCGCCTGACGAGGCCGGTCGAGGGTGCCGCAGTTCCGGTCGCGGCTAGTCGGCGGGGAGAACCTCGCCGCGTTCGGCCGCCTTCGCGGCGACCTCGTCCGGGAAGACGTTGCGGAAGAGGTACAGATCCTGGCCGAGGATCCAGCCGGGTGCGAGCTGGGTGGCGTACCGCTCGAAGTATCCGAGCTGCTTGCCGAACAGCACCATCTCCTCGGGGCTGGCCACGCCCCACTTCTTGCCGATCGCCACCAGAGCGCCGATCAGGTCACTGATCTTCAGCTCGCCGAGGTCGCGAGTGAGGATCGGGGTGAGAGCGAACGCGACCTGCCTGCCGATCTCCTCGTCGGTGGCCTTGTGGTCGACGGCATACCCGAGGGCCCGGATTCCCTGGGCAACCTTCGCGAAGTCCCCGTCGATGAGCGTGGCGTAGAAGAGGGAGCGCAGGATCAGGCGCCATTCCTCGGGAAGCTCACCGACGATGCCGAAGTCGAGCAGCGTCATGCGGCCGTCCTCGAGGACCCACAGGTTTCCGGCGTGCACGTCGCCGTGGAACGGGCCGTGCAACAGGACCGCCTCGATCCAGACCTTGACCCCGCGTCGGATGAGCATCCGGGTGTCCAGGTGGTGGAGATCGTCGAAGCGATCCAGCGGAATGCCGTACATGCGCTCCATGCAGATCACGTGCGGCCCGCAGTAGTCCCAGTAGATCTCCGGGGTGGTGACGCCCTTGTTGTCGCCGAAGGCACCGATGTTCTCCCGGAACCGGGCCTGCCGGTCCGCTTCGACGGCACTGTTGAGCTCCGTCATCGTGGCCGCGTGCAGGTCCCGGATGATCGCGGTGGCGTTCGCGATCCGGAAGAACTCGAGCCGCTCGAGATGACGTGCTCCCCAGTACGCCGTACGCAGGTCCACCACCATGCGCCGGAAGATGTCGGGACGCTGGACCTTGAGCACGGCCTTGCGGCCGTCGGGCAGGGTGCACGCGTGCACCTGTGCCACCGACGCGGCGGCCAGCGGACGGTCGTCGAACTCGTCGAACAACTCGTCGACGGGGTACCCGAGGTCCTCCTCGACGACTCGACGGGCCTTCTCGGCCGACACCGGCGGGACGTCGTCCAGGCAGCGGAGACAGGCGTTCGCCAGGGGCGCGGGGAACACGCCGGACGACGACGCCATGAGCTGGCCGAGCTTGACGAACGTCGGGCCCAGCGCCTCGAAGCCGTTGACGATGCCCTCGCAGGCCACGTCCACCGCGCGTCTGCCTCGCGGCCGGACCGCCCACGTGAGCAGTGCCCACAGCGTGTGCACCACGACCGCGACGGCGATGACCAGCGCGCGCGAGATCTCGGCCAGCCGGAACCGCTCGAGCGGCTCCGAATGCACCGTCAGGGCCTCGGCAGGCGGCCCGCCCGCGAACGGGCCGACCGGTCGGGACTGCGGCACGTGCTGTTCCCTTCCGTGCGAAGGACCGGGTTCCTGCGGGACAGGGCTCGGCCGGCCGGTGCTCGACCGGCCCGGGCCTGCGTCGGAGGCTGTAGTTCCCACGATTCTCTTTCTTACCGAGGTGTTGCCCGCAACGGTAGCCCGGATCACAGCTACGGCCGAACTCCGCGTCCGGACCGGTAGCCGGAAGCCGTCAAATACCCAGCTCAGCGGCCAGTTCGCGCAGCGCAGGGATCGGATCGTCCGGTGCAGGAAGTACCTGGATTGCCACATGATCGGCCCCGGCGTCCAGATGCAGGCGCAGCTGCCCGGCCACCGCGGGGGCATCGCCGTGCGCGACGAGCGCGTCGATCAGCGCGTCGCTGCCGCCGTCGGCGAGGTCCTCGTCCCGGTACCCGAGCCGCTTCAGGTTGTTCACGTAGTTGCGCAGGTGCAGGTAGGGGTTCTCGACGGCATCGCGTCCGATCGGCCGCGCCACGGCCGGGTCGGTTCCGAGCATCACCTTCTCCTCGGGAGCGAGGATCTTGTCCGGGCCGAGAATCGCGCGGGCGTCGTGCGTGTGGCGCGGCGTGGTCAGGTACGGGTGTGCTCCCGCGGCGCGGGTCGCCGACAACTCGAGCACCTTCGGCCCGAGCGCGGCGAGGACGCGTCGCTCGCTCGGCACCCCGGCCGCGTCGAGAACGTCGAGATACTCGATCAGCGAGGCGTACGGCGCCCGATAGGCCTGGCCCTGTTCCCGGTGGCCGACGCCGATACCGAGCAGGAAGCGGCCCGGGTGACGCCGTTCGATCCGGTGGTAGGACTCGGCGATGTCGGCGGCGGGCGCCGTCCAGATGTTCACGATCCCGGTGGCGATCGTGAGGTGATCGGTGGCGTCGAGCAGTTCTTCGACGATGCCGAGGTCGGCCGCCGGCGAGCCGCCGACCCACAGGGTCCCGTAGCCGAGCTTCTCGATCTCCGTGCCCTGTCGCGGCGTGAGCCCGTAGGCCGTGCGCCAGACACCGAATGTTCCGAGTGGGGGTGTGGTCGCTCCTGAATCGGTCATGCTCCGATTCAACCCGCCGGGCTTGCCCGGGATTCCGTTTCACGCGCGGGGCGTCGTCCTAGGCTGTGAGGATGGCTCGGGCCCGCATCGGAATCTCGGGGTGGACATACCCGGGGTGGCGGGGCGACTTCTATCCGGCGGGGTTGCCTCGTCGACGAGAACTGGCCTACGCGGCGGAGCGACTGGCGTCGATCGAGATCAACGGATCCTTCTACGCGCTGCAGAAGCCGTCGAGTTATGCCCGGTGGCGGGACGAGACGCCCGCCGAGTTCGTGTTCGCGGTGAAGGGCGGCCGCTACATCACCCATGTCGAGCGGTTGCGGGACGTGACCGAGGCACTCGCCAACTTCTTCGCCTCCGGGGTGTTGGCGCTCGGGCCCAAGCTGGGGCCACTGCTGTGGCAGTTGCCCCCGACGCTGCAGTTCGATGCCGACCTGCTGGGCGCCTTTCTGCAGCAGCTTCCGCGCAGCACCACGGACGCGGCAGCACTCGGTGCCCGGCACGGCGAGAAGGTCTCCGGGGATCGGGTGTACCTCGATGTCGTGGCGGATGTGCCGGTGCGGCACGCGATCGAGGTGCGCCACCCGAGTTTCGACACGGCGCCCGCCCGCGCGCTGTTCGAGCGGCACGAGGTGGCCGTAGTCCTCGCCGACACAGCGGGCCGCTACCCGGTGATCGATTCTCCGGCAGAGGAGTTCGCGTACCTTCGCCTCCACGGCGACCGCGAGTTGTATGCGAGCGGCTACACGGCCGAGGCGTTGGACCGGTGGGCGAGCCACATCCGGGCGTACGTCGCCGACGGCCGCGACGTGTACGCCTATTTCGACAACGACATGAAGGGCTTCGCGCCGCGGGATGCCCGGCGGCTGGACCGGCTCGTGGTGTGAGTCGCTCGACGAATGGACCGGGCCCGCCCCCGCGGCTACCCTTCGCGGTGACGGAAATGTCCGGCCGGGTGGGGGCCGAGCCGTCGTCGAACGATGGAGGGGGACACGTGATACGAGGATCGTTGCAGGAACCACCGGTGCGGGCCGGGGTGGGGGTCGAGGTCCGTATCGACGAACACCTGCTGCCCGACCGGATCGTGATCGATACGGGTTGGTGCCGTGACCGATCGCCGGCGGACCTCGGCGACGCCGTCATGGCGGGATACCGGCGGGCGGTGCGGGCGCGGGTCCGTCGCACGTGGCGTGAACTTCCTCGACTGGTCTCGACGTCGGTATTCGATCCGGGGGATCGGCCGGACGAGACGAGGAGTGCCACCAGCGATGTCGTGTGCGCGAGCGGTGTGCCCGCAGTGGTGGTCCGAGCCGACCACCTCGGTCTCACGGCAGTCGAAGTCTCCGCGGACCGACTTCTGCGGGAGGCAGGTGCCGACGAGGTCGCCCGCGAGATCCTCCGGTGCGTGGATCGGTTGCGTCCGACCGAACCGCGCCCCCGTCTCGCCGCCGAACTGATGGCGTCCGAACTGGCCCTCTGAACCGTGTCGGTGAGCTCTGGCAAGGTGGACGGCGCGCCGGCAGCGGCGCACGTGAACAGGCAGGAGTGAGCGATGTGTCCCGACCAGGTGTGGCCCGGCCATTGGCCGCGGACGGCCCGTGACATCGCCGCGGCCACGGTCGACGCGGTCGAGGCCGCGCACGGCACACGGCGCGGCGCATGCGGCGAGGCCCTGGACCGCTTGGCGGAACTGCCCGCGGATCAGGTCGTCGCGACTCACTCGGGAATCGTGCGGGAGCTCCTCGAAGCCGCGCACCCGGACGGATTGTCCACGGAGAACGCCCAGGACGTCCTGCGTCGATGCGCCGGTGCCGTGAGCTGGTTTCCCGACCTGGACGTCGGTGCGCTCGGAACCGTGCTCACCGGGGCGCTGGGGCTCGGCGATCCCGACGAGTCCGTGGCGCCGCAGCGAGGCGGTGTCCTCGCAGCCTCCGTCGTCGTCATCGCCGATCTCGCCGCCGCGGCACAGGTTCCGGTAGCGGCGGCCACTCGGCGCGCGGTCGACGAGATCGCCCGTGCGGAAACCGTCGAGATGCCCTGATCGCCGGC
This genomic interval from Rhodococcus triatomae contains the following:
- a CDS encoding LLM class flavin-dependent oxidoreductase → MTVPLSILDLVFIRDGGTARESFEASVQLARLAEARGYRRVWYAEHHNMASIASSATSVLIAHVAAHTETIRLGAGGVMLPNHSPLTIAEQFGTLETLHPGRIDLGLGRAPGSDQKTMYALRREPASADRFPQDVLELQAYLAGNSRIPGVDAIPGKGTNVPLYILGSSMFGAQLAAKFGLPYAMASHFAPDLLTEAVRVYREQFTPSEQLDAPYVIAGVNAIAADSAADAHRQHEDAARRRVAAMVGRGRTFTSEEVDLIMTSPAAQQILGMLRYTAIGTPAEVKDYLDSFAEHAQADELIVVSHSHELEDRLRTFDLIADVTQPAMS
- a CDS encoding SMP-30/gluconolactonase/LRE family protein, coding for MTERAARRAGAAVAGVAAIGLALAAVPAATAQEPGTAPTSCADAASAVEIGAGVPLLDWSENVGFDGDGNLWVSRVLRGEVQRHDETGAVTASVAVDSPGAIRLGPDGLLYVTFGDTVTNMLPGVDGGGVVRFDPSATDPVVEEFVTGLGMANGADFDEDGNLYVADTGSGVVRIGTDGVVDTEWSAQTQRFMVNGVAVRDGSVYVTVMHTGEILRIPIDDPANPAVVARTTLGTTPISAVPDDLAFGADGALYVATSIGRLVRVDPDSGAGCTVAAGEPLTSVVTIPGTPDLAVGTLAGNILRVTPAS
- a CDS encoding phosphoribosyltransferase; this encodes MREVLTWDTFGTAAREVAADVVGSGYRPDIVIAIARGGLIPAGAIAYAMGIKASGTLNVEFYSDIEETLPDPVVLEPLLDTNALVDKKLLVVDDVADSGRTLDLVLDLLTVHASEVRSAVIYTKPRTVVAPDYSWRETDRWIDFPWSSLPTIR
- a CDS encoding spermidine synthase codes for the protein MGRQRRPRAGAEDAGPTPGVYPIDTGTCELVADSLHPQGWVVKVNGVESSHVNLSDPQRLDFEYMRWIAMLVRERWPVDARLRALHLGGGACSLARHVAAVYPQSRQVVVEIDGKLAELVRTWFDLPRAPRLRIRVGEAREVTESLTEATRDLVIRDVFAGEVTPEPLTTLEFTRHVRRVLAPGGMYVVNCGDHRDLTTARREAATLGAVFTHTVAVADPAMLKGRRYGNIVLAGSDAPLGRSPGLARDLLGGAVPAHVWQDEQVRHFAGTSRPLLDPPASTPTPPG
- a CDS encoding FAD-binding protein, coding for MVEWNEECDVLVVGSGGGGCCGAYTAAREGLAVTLVEATDKFGGTTAYSGGGGVWFPTNAVLRRAGTTDTIDDALTYFHAVVGDRTPRELQDAYVTGGAPLIDYLEQDEHFSFDVLPWPDYFGKAPKASAEGRHIAPTPIPAADIGELRADLRPPLGTDRLGEPLPDMLIGGQSLIGRFLLALSTYPQARTHLNTSLEEVVVEDGRVVGAIVEHDGRRRAIRARRGVLLAAGGFEANDELRTRYGVPGVARDTMGPWGNLGKAHVAGIEAGADTDLMDQAWWSPGMTHPDGRSAFALWFTGGIFVDDAGRRFVNESAPYDRLGRDIIERMDEGTVTLPYWMIYDHKEGDVPPVHASNVPMVATEEFVAAGLWKTADSLEELAEQIGVPADALVESVARYNKMAEKGVDEDFGRGDEPYDRAFAGGGSPLVPIDQGPFHAAAFGISDLGTKGGLRTDTSARVVDASGTPIPGLYAAGNTMAAASGTVYPGGGNPIGASMLFSHLAVRDMAATP
- a CDS encoding TetR/AcrR family transcriptional regulator is translated as MPARTPEDKRARGRPRSPGVDARISEAVLGILAARGYASLTVDAVATAASVTRATIYRRWPNKAAMVAAVLGEAVPTVAVDLTGDALRDLQALAVEYVLALSRSGFADTVFVIRAEAQHDPTLAEALTGDCFSRRSAAVEQLVELAVQAGQMSADVPAEMVRDLLLGPLMYRWLAGHRPLDRDEAWSVVEVASRALRV
- a CDS encoding arylamine N-acetyltransferase family protein, producing MGSPELDRYLHRIAYTGPLAPTLETLNGIVQHHVRSIPFENLDPFLGTPNRLDLPSLRAKLVDRRRGGYCFEQNLLLADVLTELGYSLERLAARVLWGVTDGEVRPRTHMLLLVDVEGDRRVVDVGFGGMTLTGTLTLEPGVEQPTPLEPFRLTRLGDEYVQEVLVSGEWRQVYRFDLHGQHPVDYVPTNWYLSTHPESHFVTGLVAARATEDRRYALLGRRLTVHPRDGESTRRFLESPAELRAALEGDFGIDTSGMDLDGAFTRLPHPR